CCCGGCGCGCTGCAACGCCGGCGGCTGGCGCGCTGGGGCCGAGGTGGCGATGGTGGACGTGGCGGACGCGGCGCGGCCGCGGGTGGTGGACCGCTACTGCATTCCCGGGCAGCTCGTGGCGAGCCGCGTGGTGAACGACACGCTCTTTCTCGTCACCAACCAGAGCACCGGCGGCTCGCGGGCCTACGCGCTCGACATCGCCGATCCGGCCCAGGCCGCGGTGCGGCAGCAGCTCGACTTCCCGTCGGCGAGCAAGGAGATCCTGGTCACCGGCGAGGCGATCATCGTGGCCGGTCCGGCGAAGGTCGCGGCCGCGAGCTGCCCCTCCGGGCTGCGCTGTGCGAGCGCGACCCAGACCGAGGTGCAGTACGTGCAGATCGTCGCCGAGACGGGCGAGATGATCCCGCGCGGCCGTCTCGCCGTGCCGGGCGAACCGCAGGGGCGCTTTCACATGGACCTCTACGGGCACCTCTTTCGCGTGGTCACCTACGACCCGCTCAGCCGCTCGAGCCGCCTGAGCGTGATCGACGTGAGCGCGCCGGACAGCCTGCGCCTCGTCGGACGCCTCGACCGCATCGGCCCGGGGGAGCGGCTCTACGCCACGCGCTTCGCGGGGGAGACGGCCTACGTCGTGACCTACCGGCAGACTGACCCGCTCTGGGTCATCTCGCTGCGCGAGCCGGCGCGCCCGCGCCTGGTGGGAGAGCTGCACGTGCCGGGCTGGAGCGACTTCATCTTCCCCTACGGCGACCGGCTGCTCTGCGTGGGGCGCGGGGATCGCGGCGTGGGCTTGCAGGTCTCGCTCTTCGACGTGAGCGACCCGACGGAGCCTCGCACCATCGATCAGGTGCAGCTCGGCGGGAGCGGCACCACCTCCGAGGCCAACCTGGACCACCGGGCGGTGAGCCTCCTAGAGCGCGAAGGCGAGCTGCCCCTCATCGTCGTGCCCTACGCCACGCGGGCGACCGGGAGCTGCGGTTCGCAGAGCTACGTGCAGGTGATCGACGTCCTCGGCAGCGGGCTGCGGCTGCGCGGTCGCGCCGGGCAACGCGGTCCGGTGCGCCGCACCTTCCGCGTCGAGGAGAGCCTGCTCTCCGTCTCCGACTACGAGGTCCTCTCGCTCGACCTGCGGGACCGCGACGCGCTCCCCGTGCAGGGAGCGGTGGTGGTGGGCAACCAGCTCTCCGCGGGGGCGACGGCGGCGGGGTGCCAGGGGCTCTCGGACGACTGGAACGACGTGCCTCCCTCGGACGGGACGCTGCCCGAATGGCAGGCGAGAAAGGGCGCGAGCTCCCGCATGCGCTACGGCTGCGAGGTGGCTGGCTCCGCCGACGAACTGCCCCGAGAGCTGCCGTTCCTGCCGATCGCGCTCGCGCTGCTCATCTGGCGCCGCGGGTCACGGCGAACCCGGGAGGGTCGGGCGTCCTGACCGGACCCTTACCCTTCCCCGGCCTCCGCCTCTCCCTTCAGGGTGGCGAGACCTCCGGCCCCTTCCGGGCGGGCGGCCCGGTCCAGTGACCCCAGCCGCTCGCCAGCATCGCTTAATAGATAGATATTACTAGCATATTCGATCCGTTCGGACTGGCCGACGTCTTGCATCCACTCGGGGTACCTGACCGGAGGATCCTCATGCAGCCGCGCTCGCATCGCGTCGCCGTGCTTCTGTTGTCTGCGGCCCTGGCGGCGGGGACGCCCGCGCGAGCCGCGAAGCAGGACGGTCCGCGTGCTCAGCTCAACAAGCTCGCGGACGCCTATCAGGGTGTGTTGCGACGCATGCAGACGCGACCGGCCGTTGGCCCTCGCGCCAGCGCCATCCAGCTCGCTGCCGTCAAGCGTTACGAGGCGAAGCTCGCCGGGATCGACCCCGGCCAGCTGGACGCGCAGGGGCGCATCACCTACCGGGTCCTCAAGACCGAGCTCGCGGCTCGTCGCGAGTCCCTGGCTCACGGGATGACGACGGACCTCTTCGGGCAGCTCGGCGAGGAGCGTTTCTCGCTGACCGCCGTCTCCGACGGACTCTCGTACATCGATCGCTCTACCGTTGCCGGGTGGAAGACGACCCTTGGCCTGCTCAAGCGGGCTCCCTTCGTGGTCAACGGGTACATCGCGCTGCAGGAGAAGGCGCTGGCGCAGGGCTTCGCGGGGCCGGCCCCCGCGGTGGAAACCATGATCGAGAGCGTCGGCACGCTCGTCACGCGCGACCGCAGCACAAATCCCTTCCTCGGACTCGAGCGAGAGTTCGTGAAGACCTTCGGCGGCGAGAAGAAGGTCCGGGCGAGCGCCGAGCTCTCTGCCCTTCGCGCCGAGCTGCGCACGGTGGTCACGACGCAGGTCCTGCCGAGCCATCGCAAGCTCCACGAGTATCTGCAGGAGCGCGTGCTCCCGCGGGCGTCGGAGCTGAAGGCCGAGACCCGGCGACCGGGCTATCGCGACGCCTATCTTCGCCACCTGAAGATGCACCTCGGAGCGCAGCACCCCACGCCTGAGGCGCTGGGGGCTCGCGGACGCGAGGAGGTCGCGATGCTCAGGCGCGAGCTCTGGCAGACCCTGCAGAAGGTTGGGCCCCTGGTACCGAGGGAGCTCCAGAAGGGCGCGCGCTCCTTCGAGGCGCGCATGGAGGCTCTGCGGGCGGATCCGGCCAACAGCTTTCAGACGAAGGAGGAGCTCCTGACGGCCGCGGCGGAGGCGATCAGCGGTAGCCGCCGCTTCGCGCGCGGGGTGGCGCCCCTTCCCGCGGGCGAGCTGCCCGTCGAGAAGATGCCGGCGGCCTACGAGCCGTTCCTGTCCGCGGCGGTGGTGCAGCGTCCGGGGCCGGGGGGAAAGATCGGCCAGGTGCTGATGATCAATACGAGCGATCTCAGCGCCTGGTCCAGGATGGACCTCAAGGCCTTCCTGGCGCACGAGGGATTCCCCGGCCACGCCCAGGCCGGCTTCATCGCGGCCAAGCAGAAGGGGCTTCCCAAGTTCCGCCGGAAGGCGGCGAAGACGGACTACGACGAGGGCTGGGCGCTCTACTCGGAGTTCCTGCTCAACGAGCGAAAGCAGTACACGCCGCAGGAGAAGGTCGGCTATCTGGTGAGCCAGCTCTGGCGGGCGGCCCGGCTGGTCGTGGATACGGGCCTGCACACGGGTACCATGACCCCGGAGCAGGCCACGCGGTACTTCATGAAGAACGCCTTCGCCTCGAGGGAGGTGGCCGAGGCCGAGATCAAGCGCTACATCACGTACCCTGGTCAGGCGCTGGCGTACTACCACGGCATGTTGCAGATCCTGGATCTCCGGTCGGAGGTCCAGAAGCTCCTCGGCAGCGGCTACGACGAGCGCGCCTTCCACACCAAGTTCCTGAGCCTGGGCTCGGTGCCGCTCGAGGAGGCTCGACGCGCCGTGCTCGCCTGGGCCAACCGCCGCAAGGCGCAGCTCGCCCGCGGCAACCGCTGAGCGCGCCGCCGCGCATGCTCGCGCTCGTTTCGTAGCACCCCGCACGCGCCGGTTCGGCGCCGACTCAACGCTGGATGGTCCGAAACTCCTCCGCGGACTGCCGTGAGCGGCCCGCGCGACGGGAGCGCCCGGCCGCGTAGTTACCGTCGCCCGCTCTCGGGCTCGCGCCTTGCACGGCGGCGCCGCGAAACGACGGGAACCGGCCCAGAGAAGCCGCGTCCCGTCTTCGCGGCGGGACGGGTGCGTCCCCGAGGAGAAAGCCATGTCAACGTTACGTCGATCGCTTCGCGTGGGCGCCTGCGCCGCGGTGCTGGCCGGTGCAGGCTGGGCCGCGGGCTGTGGCGACGGGGGCCGGGAGGAGGTCTGGCAAGCCCACCCGAGCCAGGCGGCGAGCCGGCCCTGTCTCACCGGGGCCGCCGCCGAGCAGTTGGTGCACGCGCTCTACGGGGCGTTCTTCGACCGCGCCGCCGACCCGGGGGCGCTCGTGCAGCGCCGACGCCAGCTCGTCGAGGCGTCGCGCGACGCCGGGTCGCTCCGTCAGACGATCCGCGCCACGGTGGCGGAGCTCGCCAACTCGGGCGAGTTCCGGCTGCGCCAGACCACCGACCTGGGCGGCCGCCCGCTCGACTGGCGG
The sequence above is a segment of the Deltaproteobacteria bacterium genome. Coding sequences within it:
- a CDS encoding beta-propeller domain-containing protein, producing MKRFHAVQVASVLRQTLGAAVLAALAGCGAASSVEVAPGEPPTTDTRTGEAPRIEESDLYRHEGSWLYVQNPQTGLNVLDLSTPAAPRLVGRAAVVGAAGELYVRKGHAIVLLKSPTAACRLPARCNAGGWRAGAEVAMVDVADAARPRVVDRYCIPGQLVASRVVNDTLFLVTNQSTGGSRAYALDIADPAQAAVRQQLDFPSASKEILVTGEAIIVAGPAKVAAASCPSGLRCASATQTEVQYVQIVAETGEMIPRGRLAVPGEPQGRFHMDLYGHLFRVVTYDPLSRSSRLSVIDVSAPDSLRLVGRLDRIGPGERLYATRFAGETAYVVTYRQTDPLWVISLREPARPRLVGELHVPGWSDFIFPYGDRLLCVGRGDRGVGLQVSLFDVSDPTEPRTIDQVQLGGSGTTSEANLDHRAVSLLEREGELPLIVVPYATRATGSCGSQSYVQVIDVLGSGLRLRGRAGQRGPVRRTFRVEESLLSVSDYEVLSLDLRDRDALPVQGAVVVGNQLSAGATAAGCQGLSDDWNDVPPSDGTLPEWQARKGASSRMRYGCEVAGSADELPRELPFLPIALALLIWRRGSRRTREGRAS
- a CDS encoding DUF885 domain-containing protein, coding for MQPRSHRVAVLLLSAALAAGTPARAAKQDGPRAQLNKLADAYQGVLRRMQTRPAVGPRASAIQLAAVKRYEAKLAGIDPGQLDAQGRITYRVLKTELAARRESLAHGMTTDLFGQLGEERFSLTAVSDGLSYIDRSTVAGWKTTLGLLKRAPFVVNGYIALQEKALAQGFAGPAPAVETMIESVGTLVTRDRSTNPFLGLEREFVKTFGGEKKVRASAELSALRAELRTVVTTQVLPSHRKLHEYLQERVLPRASELKAETRRPGYRDAYLRHLKMHLGAQHPTPEALGARGREEVAMLRRELWQTLQKVGPLVPRELQKGARSFEARMEALRADPANSFQTKEELLTAAAEAISGSRRFARGVAPLPAGELPVEKMPAAYEPFLSAAVVQRPGPGGKIGQVLMINTSDLSAWSRMDLKAFLAHEGFPGHAQAGFIAAKQKGLPKFRRKAAKTDYDEGWALYSEFLLNERKQYTPQEKVGYLVSQLWRAARLVVDTGLHTGTMTPEQATRYFMKNAFASREVAEAEIKRYITYPGQALAYYHGMLQILDLRSEVQKLLGSGYDERAFHTKFLSLGSVPLEEARRAVLAWANRRKAQLARGNR